Proteins encoded in a region of the Rutidosis leptorrhynchoides isolate AG116_Rl617_1_P2 chromosome 9, CSIRO_AGI_Rlap_v1, whole genome shotgun sequence genome:
- the LOC139867611 gene encoding MYB-like transcription factor EOBII produces the protein MDGTMGWRIADQEWRKGPWTPAEDKLLSDYVALHGEGRWSSVAGCSGLKRNGKSCRLRWVNYLRPGLKKGQLTPQEEGIIIELHALWGNKWSTIARYLPGRTDNEIKNYWRTHFKKQEKPSKNKKNRKFEDHNSYTEDQMVKGTINNTKLDESEENNIGMIIEQTHVMLQETATNFTSPMATGVQHQQNPCMLAQDVASWWDTVADDGLWSGFMWNQDHDHHPNQAMVEQPFTPCF, from the exons ATGGACGGTACGATGGGGTGGAGAATAGCAGATCAAGAATGGAGGAAGGGGCCTTGGACACCTGCAGAGGATAAGTTGCTTTCAGATTACGTTGCGTTACATGGTGAGGGAAGATGGAGCTCAGTAGCTGGTTGTTCAG GATTGAAGAGAAATGGGAAGAGTTGTAGGTTGAGATGGGTGAACTACTTACGACCGGGTCTTAAGAAAGGCCAGTTAACGCCTCAAGAAGAAGGCATCATAATCGAGCTTCACGCTTTATGGGGAAACAA GTGGTCTACGATAGCCAGATATTTGCCAGGAAGAACGGATAATGAAATCAAGAATTATTGGAGAACTCATTTCAAAAAGCAAGAAAAACCAAGTAAGAATAAGAAAAATAGAAAATTTGAAGATCATAATAGTTACACTGAAGACCAAATGGTTAAGGGAACAATAAACAATACAAAGTTAGATGAATCAGAAGAAAACAACATAGGCATGATCATTGAACAAACCCATGTCATGCTACAAGAAACTGCAACTAATTTTACATCCCCAATGGCTACCGGCGTGCAACATCAACAAAACCCGTGTATGTTGGCTCAAGATGTTGCAAGCTGGTGGGACACTGTAGCGGATGATGGACTTTGGAGTGGATTTATGTGGAATCAAGATCACGATCATCATCCAAATCAAGCTATGGTTGAACAACCATTTACTCCATGTTTTTGA